The sequence GGCCGAAATTTATCAGATCATGACCGAAAATATCAGGCATCGATATGGTCGATGAATCAGAGAATAGTATAGGTTTTCAAAAATCAGCTTTTGTTGTATCACTGGTAACTTGGTTTTACCTTTCCCTAAGTCACATTTAATAAATTATCAAAGACTTGGGCAAAATCAACAAATGATATAGTTTTACTTTATTTTTAAACAAAATTGATATACCTCCTGCTCATGTAACTAACTCATTTGCGTATATTTCGCGCTGTTAGTACTTTATGGAGAAAAGTTTTCTCAACTATTATTTGAGAATTCTACTAACCAGTGATCCTTTGATGGAACAGGTGTAATTAATTGACCGGTATGGGTGCGTTAAAACGATTAGACGGAACGTCTGTTTCTGAGGGCAGTTCTGCGGATACTGAGCGGCTTGCGTTGTACGAAAAGTTTGGGGCTATGGCGTATGGCGTTATCTTACAGATAATTCCCCAACCTGAGCTGGCGCAACAGATTTTAGTCGATTTATTTGCCTCTCCTGAAATGGATCAGTGTCTGAAAGCGCCTACCAGTCTGGCCTGTAATATAATTCGGCTAGCCCGTACCAAAGCGCTCGAAGCCAATAGGATCGCAACAACTGCCAATCCATTACCTGCAGAACCTCAACAACCCGAGAACGACAATACAGAGAAGCTTATATTTGATCTATCGTTCCGCCAGGGCTATGCGCTCGGAGCGATTGCCGAACGATTGCAAATGCCATATGCAGATGTCATGAAGTCTATTCGCGATTATTTTAAGTATCTTCGTACATCTTAACTGTCCTCGCCTTGAAGAATTATCACTATTTGACAAATGGCGTTTTAGAATCATATCTATTAGGCCTGGTGTCTGACGATGAGAAACAGGAGGTAGAACGTTTGTTGACTACTGATCCGGAAATATTATCTCATTTGAATGAGTTGGAAACAGAAATGGAGCAGTATTTTTTGCGTAACGCTGTTCCTCCGCCACCAGCCGTCAGGAAGGCGATTTTGGAAAAAATAAATAAGAACGAGCTCAAAAAGCGCGATCCGGAAGAGTACACCCGTTTCAAACCAGAGCCATCAGACGAATCGGTAAAACCCAATTACATAGATGTCGAAGTAGATGATACCCACATTCGGGTGCATAAATACTGGCGCCCGGCTTTTATTGCCGTGTTTATTCTATCCAAGATTTTTTTGATCCTCGGACTTTACTATTATTTCAAAACAAACAGTCTCGAACAGGAAATTATCCGGCTTAAAGCAGCCTCTCAGCAAACATCCCCGCTGCCATCTGGTGTAACACCTTAGGTTACATTTGGGTTGACTGACTGTCATAAGGCAAACGAATTGCCCGTTAGCAGACAATCTCTTTCCCATGAAGCAACGTATAGTTATTGTTTTAGCCTATTTCTCTTCTTTCGCTCCTGCCATTGGGCAATGGCAATTACAAACAGTTCAAACTACCGCCAGCTTTCGGTCGGTGAGCGTATCAGGGCCTAATGTTGCCTGGATTGGTGGCACTCAGGGCACCTTTGTTCGTACAGCGGATGGCGGTCAAACCTGGCAAACGGGGAGTGTTCCGGATGCCCAATCATGCGATTTTCGCGATGTACAGGCCATTGATGAGCAAACCGCTTACTTAATGAGTGCTGGCCCCGCCGAAAAAGATCAGGCTCGCATCTATAAAACAACTGACAGCGGAAAAACATGGGCGCTCCTGTACAGAACACAACAACCCGGAGTTTTCTTCGACGGAATGGATTTCTGGGATAAACAGCATGGCATTATTTTCAGTGATCCAGTCGATAACAGATGGTTCATTCTCACGACCGACGACGGCGGAAAAACGTGGCAACCTGTGCCTCCCGGCAACATACCCCTGATGCACCCCAATGAAGCTGCCTTTGCAGCCAGTGGCACCAGCCTTGTCATACAGGGCAAACGAAACGTATGGATTGCCTCGGGTGGGGCCATCAATTCACGCGTATTCCGCTCCAGCGACCGCGGCCGGACCTGGAGTGTCAGCAATACGCCGTTACCGGCTGGCGATGCTACAGGTTTGTTCGGAATGCAGTTTTTTACCGAGAAAGTAGGAATGGTTGTTGGTGGTAATTACAAGCAGGAGCAACAAACCGGCCCTAATGCAGCCATCACCCGCGACGGTGGCGATACCTGGCAACTTGTTGCCCAGACTGACCCACCTGGCCTTAAAGAAGCCATTGCGCTTATTCCTGGCGATCGTTTGCTTACTGTAGGGCCATCTGGCACGAGTTTATCGGCCGATCAGGGTCAAACCTGGCAAAAAATCGACACGGACGGATTCCACTCCCTCGCCTGTGCAAAAGGCACTTGCTATGCTGTAGGGGCCAAAGGAAAAATAGCCGTACAACGATTTAAATAAGTGAGTTCAGTAAGGGGAAGCTTAGGTGATTTCCACCATCATCCCCTTACTGAACTCACTTATTCACAAAAGCTTATCCAACGTAATCGGCAACTCCCGAATTCGTTTACCAGTAGCGTGAAAAACGGCATTGGCAATGGCGGCAGGCATGCCAACGATACCGATTTCGCCAAGTCCTTTCGCTCCAAGAGGATTCACGATAGTATCATGTTCTTCAACAAAGATGACGTCAAGATCATGAATATCGGCGTTAACGGCTACATGGTATTCGGCTAAATTATGATTCATGAATCGACCAAAAGTGTGATCCATCACACTTTCTTCTTCAAGTGCTTTACTGATCCCCCAAACCATGCCACCAATAATTTGAGAACGGGCAGTTTTGGGGTTCATGATACGGCCACCCGCAATGGCGCTCACGGCCCGCGTTACCTGAATCGTTCCCAGTTCTTCATCGACCTGAACTTCAACAAACACTGCCGAATGCGTATTTCGGGCGTATTTTCGTTGTTCCAGCATATTCGGTAACGAAGTCGACGTTTCCCGAACAGCCCGACCTCCATTTGAATCGACTACGGCCAGCAATGAAACCGATGTAGTCGGATCGTTTTTCAGACGAATGGATTTGTTCATAAACTCGACTTCATCAAGGCTTTTTTTCGCAAACGGAGAATTCGGCATTTTCTTCGCCAGTTTGAACAGTTTTTTGCCCAGATCTTCGCAGGCGACTTTGACGGCCGAACCGACCGTTGCCACCGTCCAGGAACCACCCTGAATGGGCGCTAAGGGCAGATCAGAGTCACCCAGCTTAAACAGCACATCCTCAACCGGAATCCCGAGTGTATCGGCAGCAATCTGCGTCATAACAGTGTATGTACCGGTCCCGATATCAGCCGTAGCACTGCTCACGCGCAATTTTCCGTTGACCATCAGAACGGCTTCTGCCCGCGCGGGTCCCTGCGTGGCATCCCATATACCGACTGCCATTCCCCACCCGATGAGTGTATGATTAGTTCGCATTGATCGGGGTTCAGGGTTGCGTTTAGACCAGCCAAATCGCTCGGCCCCCTGCCGAAAACATTCTCTAAGCTCTTTGCTCGAATAGGGCAAGTCTTCGTTCATGTCCCGGTCTGTATAATTTTTCAGACGCAATTCGAGCGGGTCCATCCCGATTTTATAAGCCAGTTCATCAACTGCACACTCAAGAGCCGACACGCCCGTTACTCCGCCCGGCGCCCGCATATCGAGTGGCGTGTATACATCCAGCGGGACTAGTTCATAGCTAAGTTTGACGTTTTCGGCGGAATAGAGCATGCCCGCCCAGTTGACCACTATTTCAGTATAATCTTCAAATTGTGAGGTTTCGGCAACGGCATCATGACGGATCGCATTCATCGTTCCATCTAGAGAGCCACCCAAACCCACTGTTTGTATCGTAGCGGGTCGGTGACCAAATGTGAACATCTGCTGGCGGGTCAGGGTCACCCGTACCGATCGCTTCAGTTCACGAGCGGCCAGCACTGCCAAAAACAACTGGTATTGAGGGCGTAGCCCGGATCCGAAACCTCCCCCAACGTAAGGCGATAGTACGCGTACATCACTAAACGGCATATCAAATACCTGTGACACATATAACTGGCTGTTGGGAGCACCCTGTGTTTTGTCGTATATCGTTAGCTTCCCTTTTCGCTCATAAACCACCGTCGTAGCAAACATCTCCATGGGGTTGTGATGCTCAATGGCATGAACATACTCCTCCATGACCTGCCCGGCCGATTCAGCGAAAGCCTCCTCAAAATGGCCGCGAGGTTTAGGCGGTGGTGGCTTCAATAAGCTCGCTACACCCAGCTTGGGCTTACGAGCTTCGTCCCGATTTGCTTCCAGATCCGTTTCGTGCGGTTCAATGGTATAATCGACCTTAACCAGCGAAGCTGCATACCGGGCCAGTTCAAAGTTTTCGGCCACAACCAGTGCAACAGGCTGACCACTATACTTTATTTTCTCATCCTGCAACGGCCTGAACGGCGAACCTGGGGGTGCATCCTGGTCTTTATAGTTTAGATCGAACCACGCCAGTTTTGGCCGGTTCTCATGCGTAAAGACCTGTAAGACCCCATCAAGGCTAAGAGCATCACGAGTATCGATACGGTTTATTTTGCCTTTGGCAATAGCGCTTGACACTACGTATCCATAGGCTAAACCCGGCACATTGAACTCACCGGCATATTTAGCTTTGCCAGTCACTTTATCGAGCCCATCAACACGGCTCAGCGGCTTTCCGATGTATCGAGTCATACGGTTGGTTCGAGTTTAGCAGCCTGCCCTAACGCCCGCACGATAGCACGCTTAGCCAGTTCTATTTTGAATGTATTATGTCCATATCCCCGCGCCCCCTCAACCAGCGCTTCAGCTATGGGCTGAAAACTGGTTTTAGTGGCTGGCTTACCAATCAGCATAGCTTCTACTTCCTGCTTTCGCCAGGGCTTATGTGCCACACCACCTAATGCAATTCGGGCATCGGTAATCTGGCCATCTTCTATTTCGAGAGCCGCAGCTACCGATACCAGGGCAAACGCATACGAAGCGCGGTCGCGAAGTTTGAGATAGGTATGGTACTCAGAAAACCCTTTTGCGGGTAAATCAATAGCGACCACTAATTCGCCGGGTTGTATGGTATTGTCGTATTGTGGCTCATGACCTGGTAGCCGGTGAAAATCAGCGATTGGAATGGTTCGCTCACCCGATGGGCCCGATACGCGGACAACGGCATCAAGCGCACGTAAAGCAACGCACATGTCCGATGGGTGAGTCGCGATACAACTCTCGCTCGTACCCAGAATAGCATGAATGCGGTTATAGCCGTTCAGGGCACCACATCCAGAACCGGGCTGGCGTTTGTTGCAGGGCATCGCCGTATCGTAAAAATAATAGCAGCGTGTGCGTTGAAAGAGATTGCCGCCGTTTGTTGCCATATTTCGCAGCTGAGGAGATGCTCCCGCCAGAATAGCCTGCGACAGGAGTGGATAACGCGTTTCTACCTGCTCATTATAGGCCGTATCAGCGTTTGTCACTAAAGCGCCAAGCCGTAGCCCCCCGTCTTCAGTATCCTCAATTGTGCTGAGCGGGAGCCGATTAATGTCGATGAGTCGATTAGGTCGTTCGACATTCTCCTTCATCAAATCGAGGAGATTCGTACCACCAGC comes from Spirosoma aureum and encodes:
- a CDS encoding FAD binding domain-containing protein, giving the protein MNSFSYARPDDIEIAVDDLATHNGAKFIAGGTNLLDLMKENVERPNRLIDINRLPLSTIEDTEDGGLRLGALVTNADTAYNEQVETRYPLLSQAILAGASPQLRNMATNGGNLFQRTRCYYFYDTAMPCNKRQPGSGCGALNGYNRIHAILGTSESCIATHPSDMCVALRALDAVVRVSGPSGERTIPIADFHRLPGHEPQYDNTIQPGELVVAIDLPAKGFSEYHTYLKLRDRASYAFALVSVAAALEIEDGQITDARIALGGVAHKPWRKQEVEAMLIGKPATKTSFQPIAEALVEGARGYGHNTFKIELAKRAIVRALGQAAKLEPTV
- a CDS encoding xanthine dehydrogenase family protein molybdopterin-binding subunit gives rise to the protein MTRYIGKPLSRVDGLDKVTGKAKYAGEFNVPGLAYGYVVSSAIAKGKINRIDTRDALSLDGVLQVFTHENRPKLAWFDLNYKDQDAPPGSPFRPLQDEKIKYSGQPVALVVAENFELARYAASLVKVDYTIEPHETDLEANRDEARKPKLGVASLLKPPPPKPRGHFEEAFAESAGQVMEEYVHAIEHHNPMEMFATTVVYERKGKLTIYDKTQGAPNSQLYVSQVFDMPFSDVRVLSPYVGGGFGSGLRPQYQLFLAVLAARELKRSVRVTLTRQQMFTFGHRPATIQTVGLGGSLDGTMNAIRHDAVAETSQFEDYTEIVVNWAGMLYSAENVKLSYELVPLDVYTPLDMRAPGGVTGVSALECAVDELAYKIGMDPLELRLKNYTDRDMNEDLPYSSKELRECFRQGAERFGWSKRNPEPRSMRTNHTLIGWGMAVGIWDATQGPARAEAVLMVNGKLRVSSATADIGTGTYTVMTQIAADTLGIPVEDVLFKLGDSDLPLAPIQGGSWTVATVGSAVKVACEDLGKKLFKLAKKMPNSPFAKKSLDEVEFMNKSIRLKNDPTTSVSLLAVVDSNGGRAVRETSTSLPNMLEQRKYARNTHSAVFVEVQVDEELGTIQVTRAVSAIAGGRIMNPKTARSQIIGGMVWGISKALEEESVMDHTFGRFMNHNLAEYHVAVNADIHDLDVIFVEEHDTIVNPLGAKGLGEIGIVGMPAAIANAVFHATGKRIRELPITLDKLL
- a CDS encoding WD40/YVTN/BNR-like repeat-containing protein → MKQRIVIVLAYFSSFAPAIGQWQLQTVQTTASFRSVSVSGPNVAWIGGTQGTFVRTADGGQTWQTGSVPDAQSCDFRDVQAIDEQTAYLMSAGPAEKDQARIYKTTDSGKTWALLYRTQQPGVFFDGMDFWDKQHGIIFSDPVDNRWFILTTDDGGKTWQPVPPGNIPLMHPNEAAFAASGTSLVIQGKRNVWIASGGAINSRVFRSSDRGRTWSVSNTPLPAGDATGLFGMQFFTEKVGMVVGGNYKQEQQTGPNAAITRDGGDTWQLVAQTDPPGLKEAIALIPGDRLLTVGPSGTSLSADQGQTWQKIDTDGFHSLACAKGTCYAVGAKGKIAVQRFK
- a CDS encoding anti-sigma factor; the encoded protein is MKNYHYLTNGVLESYLLGLVSDDEKQEVERLLTTDPEILSHLNELETEMEQYFLRNAVPPPPAVRKAILEKINKNELKKRDPEEYTRFKPEPSDESVKPNYIDVEVDDTHIRVHKYWRPAFIAVFILSKIFLILGLYYYFKTNSLEQEIIRLKAASQQTSPLPSGVTP